aaaattcttaatttcggctataaactgaaaaaaaggaacgtaaataaatgtcaataatgctacttaccaaggttgcattaatttaacaattacttttggcagcaaactttcattgcatttgattaaatttattcaacgtactccgattcctgaaaaaatatttttagttttacttaccattttattgagcagtcgtattgcaacaaaactttcaagataataattatcttcttttttatattttatatatttttatttttttatattttacttcatctctattttttatgttgtcatgtgtacgtatttctatgtattttattattgatgattctgaaaaaaaataatggttcattaagattttttcCGTCGTAAGCACaaagctttttaatgattcagttttctaataagaatcccattagataaattattgtggaacaataaacccatacttacttggattaaccaacattttgttaaatttgcccgggctgctttATCCGTGAAGAGTCGGCCCGCCTTTCCCTTCTATTTCCCTctcgttccatcaaacattcttataacgttgtcaactcactcgcattagaggtcctcatggcgaaggtcaTTCTCTTGCTcgtcatagtttatcacctgcaaagaaatcatcaacaaacctactcaccaattccacctccccagttgcaacactttgatgtgccacttcaacattaactaaacagtgtaattttcacctttcacatcctctcacttcataattaacaacacaaactcaacaaatcgaccgctctcgttcgaatcctgacttcaaatgacagacgtaaacaaaatcaagttcatcttttaaatattcaaccaaatgtaaattatattcaaccaacaaaatttttgattttcctaaaaccaaaactaacagtcgagcacgttcattcgagttcgggaaatctgttagctttttgcctctagcattttcaacaaacaggttattaaattaatactaaattttggttaatttaactgaaaattggcagtgacaagtacgtttttgttaaaatttacgaaagtaaaatcaacaattttaattgttaaaatttctgggcacggtctctccgtgcAAGTTTACGCGCCGACGGATGCTGCACAAGATGCCTACCGGGCAGGTTCTGCTGTACTCTGGCTTGCGAAGCGAAAACGCTCAACGTGCCAACCGGGTACGGGGAGTAGGCTTCCTGTTGAGCCCAAATGCACGTTCGGCGCTCATTACGTGGAAGCCAATAAACGAGCGGATAATCGTGGCTAGATTCAGGACGCAGGTCAGAAACCTGACTTTCGTTCAAGTTTACGCGCCGACGGATGCTGCCGACTTGCAGGAAAAGGAGGAGTTTTACAGTCAACTGAGCGGAGTTGTCAACGAGATCCCGAAGGGTGACATCCGAATCTACGCAGGCGACTTCAACGCGAAGATAGGCTCTGGCAACACAGACCTGGAGCGCATCATGGGGCCCCATGGTCTTGGAGAAATGAGCGAGAACGGTGAGCTGTTTACAGAGTTCTGTGGTAACCAAGACATGGTGATTGGGGGATTGCTCTTTCCCCATCGCTCAGTGCACAAAGTCACGTGGGTGTCACGTGATGGAAGAACGGAGAATCAGATCGACCACATCTGCATCAGCCGCAAGTGGAGAAGAAGCCTGCTTGATGTGCGGAATATGCGCAGCGCCGACATTGCATCCGACCACCACCTCGTTGTCGGCGAAATACGACTACGGGTAGCGCGTGTCGTACGGCAAGAGGAGAAAGTCGGTTGTAGGTTCAACGTGCAACGTCTGTCGAATCCCGAAGTAGCCAGGGCTTTTGTCGGCGAGCTCCAAGCCCGAGCCTTGGAGATTCCGGACAGCACTGTTGAAGAGGAGTGGCAGTTCATCAAGGACGCCTTCGCTGTTACCGGCGAGAATACTCTGGAATTGCTGCGAACTCAGAGGAAAGAGTGGATTTCGGATGCCACCTGGGAGGAAGCAGGCTAAGGCTGCCATTGTTAGCGCAAGGACGAGAGCGACGAAGGCACGTACCCGCCAAACGTACGCCGAACTGGAAAAGGCTGTTAAGCGCTCTTGCAGGCGGGACAAGAGAGCCTGGATGGATTCCCTTGCCGACGAGGGAGAGAAAGCTGCTAACAATGGCGACATGCGCCTCCTCTACGATATTTCGCGACGTTTGTGTGGTGCCAGGACGAATACGCGCATTCCGGTGAAAGACAGGAGCGGTCAGCTGATTACCGATCCAGCTGATCAGCTTAAACGATGGTTCGAGCATTTTGAGCAGCTGCTACAAATCTCGCATCCACGTCCAAGCCCTCAGTACCATCCGCAAAATGTTAGGCGGATCAACCGGGTGAACTCAAGTCCACCTACGCTCAGGGAGATTGAGGAAGCCGGGAAAGGTATGAAGTCTGGAAAAGCGCCAGGGATAGATCGGATCTCCGCAGAAATGCTCAAAGCTGACGCTCATTTGTCAGCTCGGATGCTGCATCGGCTTTTCAGCAAAATCTGGGACACCGCGACTTTTCCGGTCGACTGGATGCAGGGCATTTTGGTGAAGGTTCCCAAAAAGGGTGACCTCACCAACTGCGACAACTGGCGTGGCATCACGCTGCTGTGCATAGCTCTAAAGGTCCTATGCAAAGTGATCTTGTGCAGGATCAAATCGAAGATCGACGAGTCTCTCCGACGGCAGCAAGCAGGGTTCCGCAGTGGCCGATCATGCGTGGATCACATTGTGACACTCCGTGTCATCCTCGAACAGGTCAACGAATTCCAGGATTCTCTCTATCTGGTCTTCGTTGATTATGAAAAAGCGTTTGACCGTCTCGACCACGAAAACCTGTGGGAAGCCCTTGGGCGCAAGGGTGTCCCAGAGAGGATCATCAACCTCATCAAGGCACAGTACGAGGCTTTCGTTTGCCGTGTTGTGCATAACGGAGTCTTGTCGGACCCAATCCGGGTGGTAGCTGGGGTGAGGCAAGGATGCATCCTGTCGCCGTTACTGTTCCTCATCGTCATCGACGAGGTGTTAGCTGGAGCGTTGGACCGTGTGCAAAACCGTGGGCTGCTTTGGCAGCCGATTAGGATGGAGCATCTCAACGACCTCGACTTTGCGGATGACATTGTGCTGTTCTCGCAGAGAGGAAACGACATGCAGAACAAGCTGGATGACCTAGCTGCATGCTCCTCGGCGGCGGGTCTGAAAGTCAATGTCTCCCAAGACCAAGTCGATGGCAGTGAACACGGAACGCGCTCAAGGCTTCACGGTAGCTGGTGAAAACGTTGAGAAGGTCGACACTTTCCAGTACCTTGGTAGCCAGATTGCGCCTGATGGTGGTACCAAGCTCGACATATCCACGCGGATCAAGAAGGCCAGAGGTGCTTTCGCGGGTCTGCGCACCTTGTGGCGATCAAACCAAATCAGCTTGCGCACAAAACTACGGATCTTCAACTCGAACGTCAAGTCGGTGTTGCTCTACGGGAGTGAGACCTGGTGCGTATCGAGCCAGAACACGTCGAAGCTACAAGTCTTTGTGAACCGCTGCCTACGCAATATCCTTCGCGCCTGGTGGCCCCGGAACTGGGTATCGAATGCGGAGTTGCATCGGCGGTGTCAGCAGAGGCCCATTCACGTTGAGATCCGAGAGCGCAAGTGGAGATGGATCGGCCACACGCTACGGAAGGATGCGCACGAGATCTGCCGAGAAGCGCTGGACTGGAACCCTCAAGGACAACGCGGTCGGGGCAGACCAAGAGGCTCATGGCGGAGAAGCCTCCACCAAGAAATCAGTGATGTTGACGGGACGTTAAGCTGGCGCCAAGTGAAGGCGAAAGCAGAGAATCGTCAACAGTGGAAATCCTTCAACCCGGCCCTATGCTCCACTGGGGAGCAGGACGCATAAGTAAGTAAGTTGGGAGGAATTCTGATCTAATGAAGATTGTTCGGACGGCtacccgaaaaccagaatgatttggggcaatggggttggggccaaactggtaggatattggccactccgggtatTTGTCGGTTTGACTAGTAGAACCAACATCTGTAGCCGCTTCAGGTGGACTCATCTTCCTCCGTGAAAATGCTTACGAGCCACACAATTGAATCACCTCCTCCGGAATCACAAGAGGAAGGTTCAGAAACGTAAACAATCACACGCACACTCGAGAAAACACACGGACCAAATACGGTACCTCCACAAATCGCGATTCTGATGACGCGacgacaaaaaccaaaacaaatcgaaactgctgttttcctccaccgagaactgtcaaattcgccaaaatcattCCGACGATGATCCGTGTCTTGATAGCACCTGCTGGTGGAAGAGGAGGAACGATGACCAGCGACATGCAGGCAGGAGGATTTCGATTcacgaacgcaaaagctgtatgtctgccgattgccgattcctgtcacgacatgtcacgcgcgttgcgtgcgagcagtgaacgaaagaagagagaaaagagagaatgagcgagcgcgtgggctcatttttgcgctttgcgatgaaattttatatgcggtaaaatactttttaatgtgattagtttaacCACAGAAAACAGAtgtatatcattgaacaaacagcattgaaaaacgtgtgtaaaaattcaaaccaaaatacgttgaaaagagcaagggtgtgcaccatccgcctacacggagagaccggccggggcaaatctaagaaaatcttggttaatttaactaaaagtatgggttaattttttacacagctttttttcaacaatcgattgttgattttgttaacccgaaattgctgaccaccgaaaattaaaattaactaaaaaaatacttggaattgtcatttttgttggttaaatggccgaaaaaaaattctagcagtcgactgctagaatatttttttcagaaaattaactaaaaatttcttgttttcagctgaaatattgtggaatattctgttgaagactggctgggaaatgtttttcaactttttttcaacaattttttttcgttgtatcaaccgaaatatttttgcatgcagcaaattattagtattttataacaaaacatatcttaattagacataatttatgtaagtgttgatatatattttctttaattatctaacgatataggctgggccgaatttctagctatattttaactattgtcttacttgaattcagaaaaatattcgtacatgtagtcaataactaGCAGTTGTTAgcgatatttttattgaatttgcagtaaattttgtaataatgcctcacaaattaatgctgagtgtttttattttcgcatttattctgcctaaaaatctaacgttttg
This is a stretch of genomic DNA from Culex pipiens pallens isolate TS chromosome 1, TS_CPP_V2, whole genome shotgun sequence. It encodes these proteins:
- the LOC120427922 gene encoding craniofacial development protein 2-like; the protein is MPTGQVLLYSGLRSENAQRANRVRGVGFLLSPNARSALITWKPINERIIVARFRTQVRNLTFVQVYAPTDAADLQEKEEFYSQLSGVVNEIPKGDIRIYAGDFNAKIGSGNTDLERIMGPHGLGEMSENGELFTEFCGNQDMVIGGLLFPHRSVHKVTWVSRDGRTENQIDHICISRKWRRSLLDVRNMRSADIASDHHLVVGEIRLRVARVVRQEEKVGCRFNVQRLSNPEVARAFVGELQARALEIPDSTVEEEWQFIKDAFAVTGENTLELLRTQRKEWISDATWEEAG